The genomic region TTTGCGACAAAAATCCCGCACTGTGTTTTTTGTCACTAAGTAGAGCCAAGAACGAAAGCGTGAGGTCTTATCGTAGTCAAATTCGGGTAGCTTGTTCCAAAGTTTTAATAAGACTGATTGGGTAATTTCTTCAGCATCATGATGACGAATATTGAGTCGCCTCGCAATGATATAAATAAAGTGACGATAATAAAAGACAAATTCTTCCCAAGATTTTTCATCGTGCTGTAAACGCACACGCTCTAGCAGGGTAGCACGAGTCATGTAATTGGGGTTTTCGTCATTCATTTTTTACCTCGTTTAGCTTACTACGTTGATCATTTGATTTAGTGTACAATAAAATTGTGTACTTGTCATCTCTTTTTTAGTTTAAATACACTTGAGCTTGAGGATAGATGTAATGTTATCGCCTTAGAGAAATAAGATGGATATATCTTGTGACTTCTGATCTTGGCCTAGCTTAAGGAAAGAAAGGCAAGTAAAGTGCGTCTTCGTTGAATTTATTATCTATGACTTCGTTAGCAAAATAGGGGAAGAAATGATTCGCAAGATTTCGATTGAAAACTTTTTCAGTATAAAAAATGAGCTCGTGTTGGACTTTAAATTGTCTAAACGAGTACCTGATTTAGAGGCTTTTTATAAGAATGAAATGGGTGAGCGCTATCCGAAAATACTGGCATTTTTTGGTCACAATGCGGCGGGGAAAACAAACATTCTGAGAGCGCTATCTTTTCTGAAGTTTTTTGCTTTGGGTGCAGTAGAGATGAATAAAGGAGGAAACGCTCCCTTTGAACCTTACCTTTTTGATGAAGAGAGTGCGGATCAGTCCACTAAGTTTAAATTAGAATTTAGTATTGGTGAGGAAGTTTTTAGCTACATACTCGAACTCAATCAATCGGAAGTTTTACTAGAAGTTCTCAAAACAAAGCGAAGCACTTATTTTAAGCGTGAAGGGGAAAAAATAAGTGGTCGTTTGAAAATGGTGAAGAAGCTGATTGGCTTTATTGCCGAAGACGTTTCCGTTTTGACCTTTTGCTATAAAAATAAATTGCAGGACCCTGAATTGGAGCCAGTACTCAACTTTTTTGAAGACTTATCGACCAATATAAACCCTGTGGGAAATGAAGATTTAGTCAATAAAACTTTCCGAGTGAATGCCATTGTGAAAGCTCGTCTTGAGTTAAAAAAGCGAATTGTAGACTTTCTTAAACGGGCAAGCTTAGGTATTAGTGACCTGCGTTTTAAAGATAAAGAAATAATGTGTCAGGGTGAACTCAAAAAAAGAAGCTGTGCCTATGTCTACCATAGGGTGAATGGCGAAGAAAAAGAGCTTTTGATGACTCAAGAATCCAAAGGTGTCCAGTATTTATACCTGATGCTTTTTGAGATTTTCAGGGCCTTGGAAAGTGGAGGCACGGTCATTATTGATGAGGTTAACGCACATTTACATGCTCATGTGATTAAGGAATTCCTAGACTTATTTAATGATAGCGAAAGTAATCCTCATGGAGCTCAGTTGATTTTGTCTGGTCATGCTGATTATATCATGAATTACTTGGAGAAGGAGCAAATTATTCTTTGTGAAAAAAATGAATTTTGTGTGACGGAAGCTTTTTTACTGAAGGATCTTAAAGGCCTTCGTAGGCAGGATAATATTCGCGACCTGTATAATGCTGGAGCCTACGGCGGAATCGCCTTGGAACTTTAAATTATGTCTCTTGTGCGCAGAAAAAAGAAGACCTGTTTAATTATTTGTGAAAGTAAGGCCGATGAGCACTTTTTGACTTTTTTAAAGGATCGTTATCGTAATCATGATTGGCGATTTACTATTGAAAATGTAGGTGGAAGTGGAGATACAGTGTTCTGTCGAGCGAAAAAATCGAAAGGCTATAGTCGTATTTATTGTATCATTGATGCGTGCAAGGATGTGGATGTACAATGGCCGAGAGGGACAACGGGGATCATTTTGAAGCCCGGGATTGAAGCTCTGCCCTTACAATTATTAGGCAAGGCCTGTCCCTCTAATATGGTTTTGGCAAAAAATAAGTTTAAAGCAGTCTTTGGTTCAGAGGCAGCGAAGATAAGTAAGTTTAAATGGCAGTCAAAATTCACTAAGCTTATGCTGGAGAATAAAAGGGAAGACTTAGAGCACTTAGATGAAATTATAAATATTTTTGAGCAAGTATAAGTTCACTAGGTGTGGACGATAAATTAAACTGCCGTAGCCTTAGAGAAATAAAATGGATATATACTTATGACTTTTAATGATGTCTTACGTCGTTTGCGCTTTACGCTACATATTAATAATGAAGCTATTATCGACCTCTGTGCAAAGGGTGGCAAAGAGCTTCTTCCTGCAAAATTAGATCAATATTTAAAACGTGAAGATGAAGAAGAATACGAAGAATGTTCAGCCGAAGATGGATCCGCCTTTTTAGATGGCCTCATTATTTGGAAGCGAGGGCCTAGTGATGGTGCTCCTAAAGCTAAGGGCAAGGTTGTCTTGGATAACAATATAATTTTGCGTAAATTGCGTATTGCCTTTGAATTGCGTGATACAGATATGTTAAGAGTTTTAGAGTTAGCCGAGATGCAGATTTCCAAATCTGAACTCAGTGCATTTTTCCGTACTCCTAAGCATCGTAATTACATGGAAGTCCAAAGCCAGTTGTTACGTCGTTTTATGGTGGGCTTAGATAAATACCTGAGACTTTAGTTTTATTCGAATAAGCATAAAAAAAGCGAGCTGAATTCAGCTCGCTTTTTTGTGGACTAGCTAAGGGGATCTATTCCCATTCAATAGTGCCAGGAGGCTTATTGGTGACATCATAGAAGATGCCATCAAAATCTGCTTTTTTGCGAATTTCGCTAATCATCTCTTGGAGTTGATTTTGCGGAATGCGCGAGAAGCTAGCGGTCATTGCTTCAGTGGAGTTAATGGGGCGAAGTACTAAAGATTCACCACCCTTATTACGTCCAACTGGAATGAGCGCAACAGGCATTTGCCAAATGCTTTCATAAAGACCTTTCTCGAAAAGGTAATCAGTCACGACTTGATCGGCTTCACGTAGGCGATCAAGACGGTCTTTACTCGTATCACATTTCTTAAGAAGGATATCGCCAGACCAATCATCGCCACCGACGTTATAAATAACGCGGTTGACTTCTGGAAAGCGGTTAGTAAGTGACGTCGAGATTTCTTCGAGCACTTCCCAATCAGCTTCGCCAGTGATAACACAGGGGTGAGCATAAGTTCTAGCGTCGCCTTGGACACCAACACTTTTCACCGGAAGGATGCGGCCAGTAACATTAAATTTCTCAAGGAAAGTATTGATGCGTGCTTCAGCAGCTGAGTAATCATCAGTTTCTTCAGTATCAGAACAGAGGATACGTACACCTAGGCCAGGACCAGGGAAGGGGTGACGCCATACGAGTTTGTGAGGAAGACCAAGCAGTTCGCCGAGTTCGCGAACTTCATCTTTATAAAGTTCAGCAAGTGGCTCAATAACTTTACCCTGATTAATGAGTTCTTGGATACGGTCAACACGATTGTGGTGAGTTTTGATGAGGTGAGAGTTTTCAGTTCCACCAGATTCAATTGTATCAGGATAAATTGTGCCTTGGCCAAGGAGCCAGGTATCGTCAACTAAATGAGATTCTTCGACAGCTTCACATTTCACATCGAGGAAAGTATCACCAATGATGATACGTTTAGCTTGTGGCTCACTTACGCCGGCAAGATTTTTGAGGAAAGTTTCACCAGCATCAACAACGTGGAAATTTTCGAAACCAGCAAGTTTGAGTTCTTCTTTAACCCAAGCGGATTCATCTTTACGCATGAGGCCATTATCGACATGAAGGCCATACACGTTTTCATCGCCTAAAGCTTTGTTGAGAAGTGCAAATGCGACATTTGAGTCGACGCCACCACTTACGAGTAAGAAAACTTTTTTACCAGCAAATTCGTGACGGATATTATCGATACTCGCTTGCATGAAGGCTTTGATATCCCAATCGAAAGTACATCCACATTCTTTGAGAAAGTTTTTCATGAGGGCAAGGCCGCTCTTGGAGTGGGTAACTTCTGGGTGAAATTGGAGGCCGAAAATTTTCTTTTCAAGATTTTGTACAGAGGCCACAGGACAGTCAGGAGTGGAGGCCGTGATTTCGAAACCATCAGGGATTTGTGCCACAGAGTCGCCGTGACTCATCCACATGACTTCGGAATCGCTAAGACCCTTATAGAGTGGTGAGTCAAAAGATTTTGCAACGCGTGCAATTCCGTATTCTTTGACGGTTCCGGGTTTTACTTCTCCGCCTAAAATATGGCAGATGAGTTGATGACCGTAGCAAATACCTAAGATTGGGCCATTGAAATTGAGTATGTCCTTGTTGAAAGAAGGAGATTTTGCTGCATAAACACTTGAAGGGCCACCAGAAAAAATGAGACCCTTATAAGAACTTAGTGTACTGAGTTCTGCAGTAGGGGAAACGATTTCTGAGTAAACACCCATTCGACGAACGCGGTTGGCGATTAAGTGGGCATATTGTCCACCAAAATCCAAGACACCGATTTTATCCATTGTCGTTGTTCCAGAAGTTAAAATTAAGAAAGTGTGGAAAGTAACGCGCGTGCATCTAAATACAAGTTATTTATAGCGAGGATTGGAAGCCTAGTGCTTGAGATTTTTTAAAGAGTGATTTCTTGCTGGCTGAGGCAGTGTATGCCACCGCCTTCGATGACGAAAAGGCGACAATCAATGGGGATAATTTTTTTATCTGGGAAGCATTGTTGAAGAATTTCCTGTGCCTCTAAATCCTTGCGGGTCTGTCCAAATTCAGGTATGAAAACTGCTTGATTAGAAATAAGAAAATTGGCGTAAGAGGCGGGGAGGATCTCGCCGTTTAGGTAGATGGGGTCAGGAAGAGGGAGTTCTACGATCTCTAGATATTTTTCATGTGCTGATTCGAAATTTTGTAGTTGCTTAAGGTTTTTTTGGAGGGTTTCGAAGTTGGGATTGCGGTCATCACAAGTACAAGTTAAGACTCCGTCTTCTTTGAAGAAGCGTGTAATATTGTCGATATGACCATCAGTGTCGTCGTTGACGAGTCCGCCCTCTAGCATAATGATTTCGCTGACACCAAAATGTTCCTTGATTGCGTCGATGAGTGCTGGTCTTGATTGCGCTGGATTGCGATTTGTATTGTAGATGACGCTCTCGGTGGAGATGGCAAGACCTTGGCCGTTGACTTCAATAGCTCCACCCTCGAGAATGAAGTCGGGGCTAATGCAATCAATAGCGTTGATTGTCGCAATTTGTTTTGCGATGGCATTATCTTTTGCGTAGTCCGCAAATTTTCCGCCCCAGGCATTAAAATCCCAATTGATTATGTGAACTTCTTTCTTTGGATTTTTGACAAAGATAGGGCCGAAATCGCGGCACCAAACATCGTCGGTGGCAAGGTCGATAAGTTCAATATTGTTAAGTGAACCAAT from Lentisphaera profundi harbors:
- a CDS encoding AAA family ATPase, with the translated sequence MIRKISIENFFSIKNELVLDFKLSKRVPDLEAFYKNEMGERYPKILAFFGHNAAGKTNILRALSFLKFFALGAVEMNKGGNAPFEPYLFDEESADQSTKFKLEFSIGEEVFSYILELNQSEVLLEVLKTKRSTYFKREGEKISGRLKMVKKLIGFIAEDVSVLTFCYKNKLQDPELEPVLNFFEDLSTNINPVGNEDLVNKTFRVNAIVKARLELKKRIVDFLKRASLGISDLRFKDKEIMCQGELKKRSCAYVYHRVNGEEKELLMTQESKGVQYLYLMLFEIFRALESGGTVIIDEVNAHLHAHVIKEFLDLFNDSESNPHGAQLILSGHADYIMNYLEKEQIILCEKNEFCVTEAFLLKDLKGLRRQDNIRDLYNAGAYGGIALEL
- a CDS encoding DUF1456 family protein; translation: MTFNDVLRRLRFTLHINNEAIIDLCAKGGKELLPAKLDQYLKREDEEEYEECSAEDGSAFLDGLIIWKRGPSDGAPKAKGKVVLDNNIILRKLRIAFELRDTDMLRVLELAEMQISKSELSAFFRTPKHRNYMEVQSQLLRRFMVGLDKYLRL
- the guaA gene encoding glutamine-hydrolyzing GMP synthase, which produces MDKIGVLDFGGQYAHLIANRVRRMGVYSEIVSPTAELSTLSSYKGLIFSGGPSSVYAAKSPSFNKDILNFNGPILGICYGHQLICHILGGEVKPGTVKEYGIARVAKSFDSPLYKGLSDSEVMWMSHGDSVAQIPDGFEITASTPDCPVASVQNLEKKIFGLQFHPEVTHSKSGLALMKNFLKECGCTFDWDIKAFMQASIDNIRHEFAGKKVFLLVSGGVDSNVAFALLNKALGDENVYGLHVDNGLMRKDESAWVKEELKLAGFENFHVVDAGETFLKNLAGVSEPQAKRIIIGDTFLDVKCEAVEESHLVDDTWLLGQGTIYPDTIESGGTENSHLIKTHHNRVDRIQELINQGKVIEPLAELYKDEVRELGELLGLPHKLVWRHPFPGPGLGVRILCSDTEETDDYSAAEARINTFLEKFNVTGRILPVKSVGVQGDARTYAHPCVITGEADWEVLEEISTSLTNRFPEVNRVIYNVGGDDWSGDILLKKCDTSKDRLDRLREADQVVTDYLFEKGLYESIWQMPVALIPVGRNKGGESLVLRPINSTEAMTASFSRIPQNQLQEMISEIRKKADFDGIFYDVTNKPPGTIEWE
- a CDS encoding agmatine deiminase family protein, coding for MSMPAEWHPQSAIYLAWPCSDKIWSHSRPQILEDFAKLISAISDFTKVKLLCEKSFQEQAKHHIGSLNNIELIDLATDDVWCRDFGPIFVKNPKKEVHIINWDFNAWGGKFADYAKDNAIAKQIATINAIDCISPDFILEGGAIEVNGQGLAISTESVIYNTNRNPAQSRPALIDAIKEHFGVSEIIMLEGGLVNDDTDGHIDNITRFFKEDGVLTCTCDDRNPNFETLQKNLKQLQNFESAHEKYLEIVELPLPDPIYLNGEILPASYANFLISNQAVFIPEFGQTRKDLEAQEILQQCFPDKKIIPIDCRLFVIEGGGIHCLSQQEITL